In Xenorhabdus ishibashii, the following are encoded in one genomic region:
- the ghrA gene encoding glyoxylate/hydroxypyruvate reductase GhrA, producing MNIIFFHSSPNFNCDKWIQGIQARLPEANVRQWVSGDNAPADYALVWLPPYEMLANRQDIKGIFSLGAGVDAILQQELENPGTLPKEIPLIRLEDTGMARQMQEYAVSSVLYYFRRMDEYKQYQAQRFWNPMPAHNRKEFVIGVLGAGVLGCSVIEKLKEFDFNVRCWSRTPKQIDHIENFYGKEQLGDFLSECKVLINILPDTPETRGILDLSLFKQLKSGSYVINIARGAQLVEQDLLTAIDKGYVAGATLDVFVEEPLSNLHPFWTHPRINITPHIAAKTIPDEAMEMICDNIRRMEKGESPIGLVDMTLGY from the coding sequence ATGAACATCATTTTCTTTCACTCTTCTCCTAATTTTAATTGCGATAAATGGATTCAGGGAATACAAGCTAGATTACCTGAGGCTAACGTCCGGCAATGGGTTAGTGGTGATAACGCCCCTGCTGATTATGCTTTAGTTTGGTTACCGCCCTATGAAATGTTAGCTAACCGTCAGGATATCAAAGGGATATTTTCACTTGGGGCTGGGGTGGATGCCATCCTTCAACAAGAATTAGAAAATCCGGGGACATTGCCTAAGGAAATACCGCTAATACGTCTTGAAGATACGGGCATGGCACGGCAAATGCAGGAGTATGCGGTTTCTTCAGTTTTATACTATTTCCGTCGGATGGATGAATATAAACAATATCAAGCACAGCGTTTTTGGAACCCTATGCCAGCCCATAATCGAAAAGAGTTTGTCATTGGCGTCTTGGGGGCAGGCGTTCTGGGGTGTAGCGTTATTGAAAAATTGAAAGAATTTGATTTCAACGTTCGTTGTTGGAGCCGAACGCCAAAACAAATTGATCATATCGAGAATTTTTATGGGAAAGAGCAGTTAGGTGATTTTCTTTCCGAATGTAAGGTATTGATTAATATCCTGCCAGATACACCAGAAACTCGTGGTATTTTAGATCTTTCATTATTCAAGCAGTTAAAATCTGGCTCATATGTGATCAATATTGCACGAGGCGCTCAATTGGTAGAACAAGATTTGCTGACAGCCATTGATAAAGGTTATGTGGCTGGTGCGACCCTTGATGTATTTGTTGAAGAGCCACTATCAAATTTACATCCCTTCTGGACTCATCCACGCATTAATATCACTCCACATATCGCGGCTAAGACTATTCCTGATGAAGCTATGGAAATGATTTGTGACAATATTCGACGAATGGAAAAAGGTGAATCACCCATTGGCCTTGTTGATATGACCCTTGGTTATTAA